One part of the Rutidosis leptorrhynchoides isolate AG116_Rl617_1_P2 chromosome 1, CSIRO_AGI_Rlap_v1, whole genome shotgun sequence genome encodes these proteins:
- the LOC139885107 gene encoding probable E3 ubiquitin-protein ligase XBOS32 — protein MKYLSVVGNSFGCSASGERLVSAARDGDFQEAKALLTDNPKLAKYSTFGGRSSPLHYSAAQGHHEIVSLLIESGVDINLRNYRGQTALMQACQYGHWEVVLTLILFKANIHKTDYLNGGTALHLAALNGHTRCIRILLADYIPSISKFYKFIKNRSKIEEFISGPIESNSLYRMINKAADGGVTALHMAALNGNFDSLHLLLDLGASVNDVTIEDGTTIDLIGAGSTPLHYAAYGGNPHCCQILIAKGASLTAENAKGWSPLEVARLWNRNWLDEILIAPPRQRTTILPSPYLCIPLMSVVKIARECGWTGESTSSHTDRCAVCLEYKCTVAASGCSHELCTRCALYLCSTSNTSISTNGPPGSIPCPFCRHMTVSFNKLTTTKLRVQQLKPHSSVNVSCCPCSLMSINDAQETTPTKHSSQFLQSQQFPSMRLKTNNNLCIRGTDTISSLIRRSQVAKYSRSSLRSSHSHSKGRRSWLCSSNQSVEVSGDF, from the exons ATGAAATATTTGAGTGTTGTGGGGAATTCATTTGGATGCTCAGCTTCTGGAGAACGCCTTGTTTCAGCTGCTAGAGATGGCGATTTTCAAGAAGCAAAAGCTTTATTAACAGATAATCCCAAGCTTGCTAAATATTCAACGTTTGGGGGTCGAAGTTCACCCCTTCATTACTCTGCAGCTCAAGGTCACCATGAG ATTGTTTCGCTCTTGATCGAGTCAGGGGTGGACATTAATCTCAGGAATTATCGTGGGCAG ACCGCTTTGATGCAAGCATGTCAATATGGTCATTGGGAAGTTGTGTTGACACTTATTCTTTTCAAAGCCAAC ATCCATAAGACTGATtatctaaatggaggtactgcgtTACACTTAGCTGCTCTTAACGGACATACACGTTGCATTCGGATACTCCTGGCTGATTATATCCCGAGCATTTCTAAATTCTATAAATTTATAAAAAATAGATCAAAAATTGAAGAATTTATTTCTGGACCCATTGAGAG TAACTCACTTTATCGAATGATTAATAAAGCAGCCGATGGAGGTGTAACTGCTCTTCATATGGCTGCGTTAAATGGGAATTTTGATAGTTTGCATTTACTCCTTGATTTGGGTGCTTCGGTGAATGATGTCACTATTGAAGACGGTACTACAATTGACTTAATAG GTGCTGGAAGCACACCTCTCCATTATGCAGCCTATGGTGGAAACCCGCATTGTTGTCAA ATATTGATAGCTAAGGGTGCCAGTTTAACTGCTGAAAACGCAAAAGG atggagtccgttagAGGTGGCTCGTTTATGGAATAGAAATTGGCTTGATGAAATTCTTATAGCTCCGCCACGTCAGCGAACAACCATTCTTCCTTCACCATACTTATGCATCCCTCTTATGAGCGTCGTTAAAATTGCTCG AGAATGCGGATGGACCGGTGAGTCCACTTCAAGTCATACCGATCGATGTGCTGTTTGTTTGGAATATAAGTGCACAGTTGCAGCATCAG GCTGTTCACATGAATTATGCACTAGATGTGCATTATACCTATGTTCGACCAGCAACACCTCTATTTCAACAAACGGGCCACCGGGCTCGATCCCCTGCCCGTTCTGCCGTCACATGACAGTATCATTTAATAAACTAACCACAACAAAACTGCGAGTTCAACAATTGAAACCGCACTCATCTGTCAATGTGTCTTGCTGCCCGTGTTCATTAATGTCTATAAACGATGCGCAAGAAACAACTCCAACAaaacacagttcacagtttttaCAATCCCAACAGTTTCCATCAATGAGATTAAAGACTAATAATAATTTATGTATTAGAGGTACAGACACAATCTCATCGTTGATTAGACGATCTCAGGTGGCTAAGTACTCGAGATCGAGTTTGCGGAGTTCTCATTCGCATTCGAAAGGAAGAAGATCATGGTTGTGTTCTTCAAATCAATCAGTAGAAGTTTCAGGTGACTTCTGA